The Sorangiineae bacterium MSr11367 genome window below encodes:
- a CDS encoding tetratricopeptide repeat protein, which produces MHEVDEELREIKREIIESRGLVIKTNNLTNALSADIKSIAKRQQTYERRLTLNSATAYVVFVVVVLGALKFAWDARVDAIKVEIEQKAADNERLRKEAREILKRDEDRARAEVKAAQFFELIRQGKRAEVVEQWEAIKKEPLSKAETAAFTDAVEKAKNELALLQFQQAVDKARVQRWQEAATLFEESLKYKEDSSISSSVQLGLADAYRHLGRQRDAIPMLTHLSENAPDKEIQDDALHQLAFCQMDIQAWNDAKNTWRALLRRFPDSHFAPEGRLQLAQLNLMH; this is translated from the coding sequence ATGCATGAGGTCGACGAGGAGCTGCGGGAGATTAAGCGCGAGATCATCGAATCGCGCGGGCTCGTCATCAAGACGAACAACCTGACCAACGCGCTCAGCGCGGACATCAAGTCCATTGCGAAGCGGCAACAGACCTACGAGCGGCGCCTGACCCTGAACAGTGCGACGGCGTACGTGGTGTTCGTGGTCGTGGTGCTCGGGGCGCTGAAATTCGCCTGGGATGCGCGGGTGGACGCGATCAAGGTGGAAATCGAGCAAAAGGCGGCCGACAACGAGCGACTGCGCAAGGAAGCGCGCGAGATTTTGAAGCGCGACGAGGATCGCGCCCGCGCCGAGGTGAAGGCGGCGCAGTTTTTCGAGCTGATTCGCCAGGGAAAGCGCGCCGAGGTGGTCGAGCAGTGGGAGGCCATCAAGAAAGAGCCTCTCTCCAAGGCGGAGACCGCCGCGTTCACCGATGCGGTGGAAAAGGCGAAAAACGAGCTGGCGCTGCTGCAGTTCCAACAGGCCGTGGACAAGGCCCGTGTGCAGCGCTGGCAGGAGGCGGCGACCCTGTTCGAGGAGTCGCTCAAGTACAAGGAGGACTCCTCCATCTCGTCGAGCGTGCAGCTCGGGCTCGCCGACGCGTACCGCCACTTGGGCCGGCAGCGCGATGCGATTCCGATGCTGACGCACCTGTCGGAAAACGCGCCCGACAAAGAGATCCAGGATGACGCCTTGCACCAACTGGCCTTCTGCCAAATGGACATTCAGGCGTGGAACGACGCGAAAAACACGTGGCGCGCGTTGCTACGCCGTTTCCCGGACTCCCACTTCGCGCCCGAGGGCCGCCTGCAACTCGCGCAGCTCAATTTGATGCACTGA